The region GATCGCCGTTTGATTGGGCTGCAGACCGGCGATGTACTCCTTGAGGGTGCGGCCGCCTTCCGGCGAAGTCGAGGTGGCAAAGCGCGCCAAATCGAACAAAGCGTCTCGGCGCTCGGGATCCTCATAAAGACCTTCTTTAAGAACCGCCCCGAAGTGTTCCCAAACTTTTGCAAATTTCTCTTTATCATTTTCAGAAAGCTTCACCAGTTCCTGAAGGACACGGTTCGTCACGGCCTTTTTGATGGCTGCGAACACCGGGCTTTCCTGGATCATTTCCCGGGACACATTCAAAGGAAGATCGGCCGAATCGACGACAAGTCGGATAAACCGCAGCCATCGGGGAAGAACTTCCGCGGAGTCGGTGATCAGCACGTGGCGGACGTAAAGCTTGGCGCGTCCGGCGCGTGAGGGATCGGAGAGGTCGAACGGCGGCGAACCCGGCACAAAGGCTAAAACGGTATATTCCTGGCGTCCTTCCACATGCCAGTGCAAAGTTAATGCTGGCTCATCAAACATCATCCCAAGTGTTTGATAAAATTCATTATAATCCTGTTCAGATATGGAAGCTTTCGGTTTGGTCCAGAGCGCTGCCCCCTCAGAAATCCGGCGCGGCTCGTCGCCCGGTTTCTCGACAAGCTCGATGGGCACCGTGAGGGCGCTCGAATGTTCGCGGACGACCCGCTCGATTCGTCCGGCTTCCAAATAGTCCTTGGAGGCCTCGTTGAGATGCAGAACGACCCGTGTCCCGCGGACTGGAGCCTCGTCTTGGGCGGCGGGCACGATCGAGAACGTGCCCTTCCCATCCGAACTCCAATGGAAGGCTTCGTCCGACCCCGCGCGGCGGGAGAACACATCGACGCGATCGGCCACCATGAAGGCCGAGTAGAAGCCGATCCCGAATTGACCGATGAGGTCAAGCTTTTCCCGCGCCTCCGCCCCGTTTCCGGCCCCCGACCCGATCTGGTCGAGAAAAGCCTTTGTGCCGGACCGTGCGATCGTGCCGAGATGCGTGTTGAGATCGTCGTGCGACATCCCGATGCCATTGTCCTCGATCGCGAGGCTTTGGGCATCCTTGTCGATGGAAATCCGAATGACGAAGGGGTCCGGTGCGAGGGCCGGATCTTTCAGCGCCTCATAGCGCAACTTCTCGCAAGCGTCGGCGGCGTTGGACAGAAGTTCGCGCAGAAAAACGTCGCGGTCGGAATAGACCGAATGCACCATGAGATGCAGCAATTTGGCGACATCCGCCTGAAATGCTTGCGGCTGAGAAGCTTGACTGTGATCCCCTACCCCCGACATACCCGCGCCTCCTTCCGTTGTCCCAACTGCGTCGCGAATTTCGCGGTGTTGCTGTTTATCCTGAGCGCCACCAGCCGTTCGCGGCACGGATATTGCCGTTGCGTCCGCCGGATGCAAGGGCCTCAAAGCGAGTTCTTCACTTTTCAGACGTCGCAATCGCAAAAATCCGACCAATCTGCCTCCGCGCCTGTCGCAAATCTGTCAAAAGAATGCTTGCTCTCCTGTGAGCTTCAAGCGACGATGGCGTTCGGGATAAAAAAAATCATACATGAGCGACACGGATCCGACCGAAGATCATCGCGCCACGCACGCGGCCTGGACCAGCAAGTGTGCGCGTGCGTCCTTGACGGCAGGCAGCGCCACGGCCTCCGTGGCGGTTGTGTCCTTCGACCGCAACGAGCTGCGGATAATTCTCGATCTCTATGGCCGCAAGGTCGCCAGCGGCGAATGGCGCGACTACGCGATCGATTTTTGCATCGATCGCGCAGTTTTTTCGGTTTATCGCCAGGCGGCCGAATATGCGCTTTACCGAATCGAGAAAAATCCAAAACTCGCGCGCAAGCAGGGACTTTATTCGGTCATCACGGCGACCGGCCTCATTTTGAAGCATGGACCGGATCTCGCCCGCGTCGTGGCGGTGCTGGACAAGAGACTCAAGCTTATTCCCGGGTGATTTCAACCCGCACGCTCAAGAGATATAATTCCGCATTGCTGATAGTCTTCACCAAGCCAAACTGAAATGCTCCGGCTTTTTTCACTTGAGATCGCTTTCGCCCATCTGAGAGGCGGGGTCAAACGAGACTGCGGCTGCGAGCGGGTTGCAGCCGCGGGAACCAGGCTCACGGGCAGGTGCTGTTACAGACACGGCTCCCGATGGTAGAACACTGGCTGTCCAGAGCCGTCAATTCTGCCGCGCTCAAGGTAGAAGGAACAAACGACGTCTTGTCGAAAGCGAGAACTGAGCTCAAGGGCGGTGTCGTCCGCCACGCCAACATCCCGGTCACGAGGACATTCGCGCCCGTGCCAACGGTTCCTGCGTTGCAAATCCCGCCAGTACCGGTGCTCGCCATCAGCTTGACGACGGCCGTGTGGGGCACCGATGATTGAGAAATGAGAAGTTCCTTCCCAACCGAGAACTGACGAAGGCCATTTGGTTGCACTCGGCAAGTGCAGCAGGCGGTAACGGCGGTGCCAGGTGCTGGCATCGCGTAGGCATTGACGCAGATCGCGCCATTCTGCGCCGGGAAAGCGACGGTTGAACTGGCGCCCGAGTTGGTGAGAACGACCGA is a window of Methylocapsa sp. D3K7 DNA encoding:
- the htpG gene encoding molecular chaperone HtpG; protein product: MSGVGDHSQASQPQAFQADVAKLLHLMVHSVYSDRDVFLRELLSNAADACEKLRYEALKDPALAPDPFVIRISIDKDAQSLAIEDNGIGMSHDDLNTHLGTIARSGTKAFLDQIGSGAGNGAEAREKLDLIGQFGIGFYSAFMVADRVDVFSRRAGSDEAFHWSSDGKGTFSIVPAAQDEAPVRGTRVVLHLNEASKDYLEAGRIERVVREHSSALTVPIELVEKPGDEPRRISEGAALWTKPKASISEQDYNEFYQTLGMMFDEPALTLHWHVEGRQEYTVLAFVPGSPPFDLSDPSRAGRAKLYVRHVLITDSAEVLPRWLRFIRLVVDSADLPLNVSREMIQESPVFAAIKKAVTNRVLQELVKLSENDKEKFAKVWEHFGAVLKEGLYEDPERRDALFDLARFATSTSPEGGRTLKEYIAGLQPNQTAIYYLLGEDLARLAASPQLEGFSARGIEVLLLPDHVDAFWTTTAVGFDGKPFKSVTQGATDIKSFPVKEENAGEEAGADEPPAASLATLYALMKQVLGESVEDVRASDRLSSSPACLVASERGPDRRLERMLAASGRLGAATKPVLEINPTHPLIRALASQIDAPDKEKFEDIIWLLFDEARVMEGERPAEAFAARLTRVLLGAVGPTAL
- a CDS encoding DUF2794 domain-containing protein; amino-acid sequence: MSDTDPTEDHRATHAAWTSKCARASLTAGSATASVAVVSFDRNELRIILDLYGRKVASGEWRDYAIDFCIDRAVFSVYRQAAEYALYRIEKNPKLARKQGLYSVITATGLILKHGPDLARVVAVLDKRLKLIPG